In Verrucomicrobiia bacterium, one DNA window encodes the following:
- a CDS encoding sigma-70 family RNA polymerase sigma factor, with amino-acid sequence MDPPDHYPPAGDYPHFSHDKGAAFSTTHWSVVVTAGHDDLAGATLALDQLCSKYWYPIYAFIRRRGSDYEEAEDLTQGFFAHLIEMDTLKKADRQKGKFRTFLLASLTKFLSNERDKQHTAKRGGGRQVLSLDQPAAEGLYSLEPAVPASPEKLFDRHWAAALVDGVLARLREEYRAGGKAELLAQLEPSLTQEPGPGGYAHWAGALGLSQGAVRVALHRMRRRFGQLLREEIAQTVAHPADVDEEIRHLFASFTA; translated from the coding sequence ATGGACCCGCCCGATCACTATCCGCCGGCCGGTGATTACCCCCACTTTAGCCACGACAAAGGGGCGGCCTTCTCGACGACGCACTGGAGCGTGGTGGTCACGGCCGGACATGACGATCTGGCCGGCGCTACGCTTGCCCTGGATCAGCTCTGCAGCAAGTATTGGTACCCAATTTATGCCTTCATCCGGCGACGCGGGTCGGACTACGAGGAGGCCGAAGACCTCACCCAAGGTTTCTTCGCCCATCTGATCGAGATGGATACCTTGAAAAAAGCGGACCGGCAGAAGGGCAAATTTCGCACCTTTTTGCTCGCCTCATTGACAAAGTTCCTAAGCAACGAACGGGACAAGCAGCACACCGCCAAACGCGGCGGCGGGCGCCAGGTCCTTTCTCTCGACCAGCCGGCAGCCGAGGGACTTTACAGCCTGGAACCGGCTGTGCCGGCTTCACCCGAGAAGCTGTTTGACCGCCACTGGGCCGCGGCGCTGGTCGATGGTGTTCTGGCTCGCCTGCGAGAGGAATACCGCGCCGGAGGAAAAGCGGAATTACTGGCGCAGCTCGAGCCCAGTTTGACGCAGGAACCGGGACCGGGCGGCTATGCCCATTGGGCCGGCGCTTTGGGCCTGAGCCAAGGGGCGGTGCGGGTGGCGCTCCACCGGATGCGGCGGCGCTTTGGCCAACTGCTGCGCGAGGAAATTGCGCAGACCGTTGCCCATCCCGCCGATGTGGACGAAGAAATCCGGCATCTCTTTGCCTCCTTCACGGCCTGA